One genomic segment of Prosthecobacter fusiformis includes these proteins:
- a CDS encoding lipocalin family protein, which translates to MKIYSFFIAAVSVVLMSCSSTKDTKTLPTAAKVDIQRYMGQWYEIFRLPNQFQRDDSRAEALYTMQPDGTVKVLNTEIRPDGTQKKVSGTATAISDGKNSRLRVTFEGLASLVPVSKEGNYWIIRVAPDYSTALVGTPDRKYLWLLSRTPQISPTRRSAYESEAARLGFDTKRLLHQR; encoded by the coding sequence ATGAAAATTTATTCATTTTTTATCGCCGCTGTTTCGGTGGTGCTGATGAGTTGCTCCAGCACAAAAGACACAAAAACGCTGCCCACGGCGGCGAAGGTGGATATCCAACGCTATATGGGGCAGTGGTATGAAATTTTCCGGCTGCCCAATCAATTCCAGCGGGATGATTCGAGGGCGGAAGCACTTTATACCATGCAGCCAGACGGAACTGTTAAAGTCCTGAATACAGAGATACGTCCTGACGGCACCCAGAAGAAAGTTTCTGGTACAGCGACAGCGATCTCGGATGGGAAAAATAGCCGCTTGAGAGTGACGTTCGAAGGTCTCGCCTCATTGGTGCCAGTCTCAAAAGAGGGCAATTACTGGATCATCCGTGTGGCTCCCGATTACTCAACGGCTCTCGTAGGCACTCCAGACAGAAAGTACCTTTGGTTGCTTTCACGCACTCCGCAGATCAGCCCCACACGACGCTCTGCTTATGAATCTGAGGCCGCACGGCTTGGCTTTGATACCAAACGTCTGCTTCATCAAAGATAG
- a CDS encoding DUF3309 family protein, which produces MNNILLILLILLLIGALPAWPYSSGWGYYPSGGLGLILIILVIVALTR; this is translated from the coding sequence ATGAATAACATCCTGCTTATACTGCTGATTTTGCTACTCATTGGCGCTCTGCCAGCCTGGCCATATAGTTCTGGCTGGGGATACTATCCCAGCGGCGGACTTGGCCTTATCCTGATTATTCTTGTCATCGTGGCCCTGACCCGGTGA
- a CDS encoding type 1 glutamine amidotransferase domain-containing protein: protein MKLPLDSRHVAILVTDGFEQSELELPLRALELAGAKVTIISPAAGEIQGMHHDEKGDLFDTDLRLDLADPEDFDALLLPGGLANPDTLRSLPAAVSFVREFGLQGKPIAAICHGPWILIEAGLVEGRRLTSWPAIQTDIRNAGGEWVDEEVVVDMKLVTSRQPDDIPAFNSKMIEVFSQGADIPLGVGAQPPLED from the coding sequence ATGAAACTGCCCCTAGATTCCAGACACGTCGCCATCCTGGTAACCGATGGCTTTGAACAGTCCGAATTGGAACTGCCACTTCGCGCTCTGGAACTGGCAGGGGCCAAGGTCACCATCATATCCCCTGCGGCAGGTGAGATCCAGGGCATGCATCACGATGAAAAAGGAGATCTATTTGATACCGACCTCCGGTTGGATCTTGCAGACCCCGAAGACTTTGACGCTTTGCTTTTACCTGGTGGACTGGCTAATCCTGACACGCTTCGCTCATTGCCGGCGGCAGTCTCTTTTGTGCGGGAATTCGGTCTCCAAGGAAAACCTATCGCCGCTATCTGTCATGGTCCCTGGATTCTCATTGAAGCGGGCCTGGTAGAAGGCCGACGCCTGACTTCGTGGCCTGCTATCCAGACCGATATCCGCAATGCCGGCGGTGAATGGGTGGATGAAGAAGTCGTTGTGGACATGAAACTGGTCACCAGCCGTCAGCCCGATGACATACCGGCCTTCAATAGCAAAATGATCGAGGTATTCAGTCAAGGGGCAGACATACCTCTGGGCGTTGGAGCACAGCCTCCACTTGAAGATTGA
- a CDS encoding response regulator, with product MPLFNSAHTAPAASIRIAVVDDHSIMRAVYRSLVDDCPELLMAWSASTIGEARLHVERDEAPDVIIMDVTLPDGTGYDLVREVLQKYPTIPILMVSAHEEKSYVQQAVDCGARGYLVKDSSPAELMDALETVLSGETYFKPALNLTSG from the coding sequence ATGCCACTCTTTAATTCCGCCCACACAGCACCGGCCGCTAGCATTCGCATAGCCGTCGTGGATGATCATTCCATCATGCGTGCTGTCTATCGCAGTTTGGTCGATGACTGTCCTGAACTCCTGATGGCTTGGAGCGCTTCCACCATCGGGGAGGCCCGTCTCCATGTTGAAAGGGATGAGGCCCCGGATGTCATTATTATGGACGTGACTCTGCCAGACGGCACTGGTTATGATCTCGTGCGCGAGGTCCTTCAAAAATATCCCACCATCCCCATTTTGATGGTCTCCGCGCACGAAGAAAAATCCTATGTGCAACAGGCGGTCGATTGCGGCGCGCGCGGATATTTAGTCAAAGATTCTTCGCCTGCCGAACTCATGGACGCCTTGGAAACGGTTCTGAGTGGAGAAACTTATTTTAAACCAGCGCTCAACCTGACTTCAGGCTGA
- a CDS encoding PGPGW domain-containing protein: MNSQASHSTLKSYWQDFKSSAPGHRFKDFYERRQEERSGSGYGKRFLYVGLGLGLVIAGVVFLALPGPGLLGVALGLALIAGEFSFMASWLDRGEVMLREAVHVLAKWWGHLQSYQRTLCWVLGCLLILAMAGVIYEWLR, from the coding sequence ATGAATTCGCAGGCCAGTCACTCCACATTGAAATCCTATTGGCAGGATTTCAAGTCAAGCGCCCCAGGCCACCGTTTCAAAGACTTTTATGAACGGCGGCAGGAGGAGCGATCCGGGAGTGGATATGGGAAGCGTTTTCTCTATGTAGGATTGGGATTGGGTCTGGTCATTGCGGGCGTGGTATTCCTGGCACTTCCAGGGCCTGGCCTTCTTGGCGTCGCACTGGGCCTAGCTCTGATTGCTGGGGAGTTCAGTTTTATGGCTTCCTGGCTGGACAGGGGAGAAGTGATGCTACGGGAAGCTGTCCATGTCTTGGCTAAATGGTGGGGCCATTTGCAGTCTTACCAGCGCACACTGTGTTGGGTGCTCGGCTGCCTTTTAATACTGGCAATGGCGGGTGTCATTTACGAATGGTTACGCTAA
- a CDS encoding SDR family oxidoreductase — MPQLQQKKKALRPRQKQAQQPGLEHRMDPQPESRVLQTVHQPKLAGQVVVISGGDSGIGRAVALAFAEQGAKTAILYLNERKDAEETVRLVKEAGSDAFSLSGDIGRESFCQRAIAKVIRQWGRLDIVINNAAEQHPQDSLEEITAVQLERTFRTNIFSYFFLTKAALPHLKSGSSIINTTSVTAYRGSASLIDYSSTKGAIVSFTRALAHSVIKRGIRVNAVAPGPVWTPLIPASFPKEKVETFGSDVPLGRAGQPNEIAPCYVFLASAEASYITGQVLHPNGGEIING, encoded by the coding sequence ATGCCCCAGCTACAACAAAAGAAAAAAGCTCTACGTCCCAGGCAAAAGCAGGCGCAGCAGCCAGGCCTGGAACATCGCATGGATCCCCAGCCGGAATCGAGAGTCTTACAGACTGTCCATCAGCCGAAACTCGCTGGGCAAGTGGTCGTTATTTCAGGTGGGGACAGCGGCATTGGACGTGCAGTTGCACTGGCATTTGCTGAACAGGGAGCTAAGACCGCTATCCTTTATCTGAATGAACGCAAGGATGCCGAGGAAACCGTGCGTTTGGTCAAAGAAGCTGGTTCCGATGCATTCTCTCTATCGGGTGACATTGGCCGTGAATCCTTCTGCCAACGTGCAATCGCTAAAGTCATTCGTCAGTGGGGTAGGCTGGACATTGTCATTAACAACGCTGCCGAGCAGCATCCGCAGGACTCCTTGGAGGAAATCACAGCTGTTCAATTGGAAAGAACATTTCGGACCAATATCTTTTCCTATTTCTTTCTCACCAAAGCGGCTCTGCCTCACTTAAAAAGCGGCAGTTCCATTATCAATACGACGTCCGTGACGGCCTATCGAGGCAGCGCATCACTGATCGATTACTCTTCCACCAAAGGGGCAATTGTTTCGTTTACCAGGGCGTTGGCTCATTCGGTCATCAAGCGTGGAATACGTGTCAATGCCGTCGCTCCAGGGCCAGTTTGGACACCGCTCATCCCTGCCTCGTTTCCAAAAGAAAAAGTCGAGACTTTCGGGTCCGATGTCCCCTTAGGACGGGCGGGTCAGCCAAATGAGATTGCCCCTTGTTATGTTTTCCTCGCTTCTGCCGAGGCTTCCTACATCACCGGTCAAGTATTGCATCCCAATGGCGGCGAAATCATCAATGGTTAG
- a CDS encoding DNA topoisomerase IB produces MAAKSSMVSPRPLAEKEHAKEAGLSYASDHRPGITRHLAGKEFIYSSAAGARITDAAVLSRIRSLAIPPAWTDVWICPSDKGHLQATGRDARKRKQYRYHPLWREYRDGNKFQHMVAFARALPKIRRTVRRDLKKPGMPREKVLAAVLKLLETTLIRVGNDEYARTNRSYGLTTLHNKHVKISGDNILFNFRGKSGKVHGIRLKDREMARIVKRCQHMPGQELFAYEDAEGKLHDIGSQDVNEYLRAITGSDFTAKDYRTWAGTVLAAIALREFEDVASQAQAKKNVIVAVESVARMLGNTPSVCRKCYVHPTILDSYFEGLTIATLTKKVAVKIDKSLSALKPEEASVLVLLQRRLKDNRRRLSASGKT; encoded by the coding sequence ATGGCGGCGAAATCATCAATGGTTAGTCCAAGGCCCCTTGCCGAGAAGGAGCATGCAAAGGAAGCAGGATTATCCTATGCTTCTGATCACCGCCCCGGCATTACCCGGCACCTTGCGGGAAAAGAATTCATCTACTCATCTGCCGCAGGGGCTCGCATCACGGATGCGGCGGTGCTTTCCAGGATCAGGTCATTGGCCATTCCCCCTGCTTGGACGGATGTTTGGATCTGTCCATCAGATAAAGGGCATCTGCAGGCCACCGGACGGGACGCGCGCAAGCGCAAGCAATACCGCTACCATCCACTCTGGCGTGAATACCGCGACGGAAATAAATTTCAACACATGGTGGCCTTTGCAAGAGCCCTTCCAAAGATTCGCCGCACTGTCCGGCGTGATTTGAAAAAACCAGGGATGCCACGTGAAAAAGTATTGGCGGCTGTGCTCAAGCTTCTGGAGACCACTTTGATCCGTGTGGGAAACGATGAATATGCACGCACGAACCGCTCTTACGGTCTCACCACTCTACACAATAAGCATGTCAAAATCTCAGGGGATAACATCCTTTTCAACTTCAGGGGAAAGAGCGGAAAGGTGCATGGTATTCGCCTGAAAGACCGGGAAATGGCGCGTATCGTCAAACGTTGTCAGCATATGCCAGGGCAGGAACTCTTTGCCTATGAAGACGCTGAGGGAAAGTTACACGACATCGGTTCCCAAGATGTAAATGAGTATTTGCGCGCTATCACGGGCAGCGATTTCACGGCAAAGGATTACCGCACCTGGGCAGGGACCGTGCTGGCGGCCATTGCCTTGCGTGAGTTTGAAGACGTCGCATCCCAGGCTCAGGCCAAGAAGAACGTGATTGTGGCTGTCGAGTCAGTGGCCAGAATGCTGGGAAATACTCCTTCGGTGTGTAGAAAATGCTATGTGCACCCCACCATTTTGGATTCCTATTTTGAGGGGCTTACCATTGCCACGCTGACCAAAAAAGTGGCTGTAAAAATTGATAAATCACTCTCCGCACTGAAGCCTGAGGAGGCTTCAGTGCTTGTGCTGCTACAGCGGCGGCTAAAGGATAACCGCCGCCGTCTGTCAGCCTCAGGAAAAACCTGA